The following proteins are co-located in the Toxotes jaculatrix isolate fToxJac2 chromosome 9, fToxJac2.pri, whole genome shotgun sequence genome:
- the kcnj13 gene encoding inward rectifier potassium channel 13, giving the protein MTTKSTNSVLGGKASSSPLLSSPPHQRLVTKDGHCALRPPLCPSGSWRGSSGRAWLLALQDLWGLLVGLRWRWVLLAFCASFLAHWLLFACLWYLLAHLNGDLAVQDHDAPPQGHVVCVKHITSFTAAFSFSLETQLTIGYGTMFPSGDCPSAIALLAVQMLLGLMLEAFITGAFVAKIARPQKRAGAIQFSPQAVVGQHQGQTCLMLRATNLLQRPLVDVKVSAVLYEEHEGQALHQTSLDFHLDHLGQQPCPFFIFPLTFYHPLDRRSPLYPALCEGTSNHFELVVFLSALQEGTGDSCQKRTSYLRQEIQFDRRFLPALGLDARGRYMVSTHHFDTAQSKESLNKDCVVQINGDGSDRME; this is encoded by the exons ATGACAACCAAATCCACCAACAGTGTTCTGGGTGGGAAggcttcctcctctcctctcttgtccTCTCCACCACACCAGCGCCTTGTCACCAAAGATGGACACTGTGCCCTTCGCCCCCCTCTGTGTCCCTCAGGCTCGTGGCGTGGGTCCTCGGGCAGAGCCTGGCTGCTGGCCCTACAGGACCTGTGGGGACTGTTGGTGGGTCTGCGCTGGAGATGGGTACTGCTGGCCTTCTGCGCCTCCTTCCTGGCTCACTGGCTGCTGTTTGCCTGTCTGTGGTACTTGCTGGCCCACCTCAACGGAGACCTGGCTGTGCAGGATCATGATGCACCCCCCCAGGGGCATGTGGTTTGTGTGAAACACATTACCAGTTTCACTGCcgccttctccttctccctggAGACACAGTTGACCATCGGCTATGGCACCATGTTCCCCAGTGGGGATTGTCCCAGTGCCATAGCACTTCTGGCTGTGCAGATGCTGTTGGGGCTCATGCTAGAAGCATTCATCACAG GTGCATTTGTAGCCAAGATTGCACGGCCCCAGAAGCGAGCAGGAGCCATCCAGTTCAGCCCTCAGGCAGTAGTGGGCCAGCACCAGGGTCAGACCTGCCTGATGCTGCGAGCCACCAACCTGCTGCAGCGACCACTGGTGGACGTAAAGGTGAGTGCTGTGCTCTACGAGGAGCATGAAGGTCAGGCTCTCCACCAGACCTCTCTGGACTTCCACTTGGATCATCTGGGCCAGCAGCCCTGCCCATTCTTCATCTTCCCACTCACCTTTTATCACCCCCTTGATCGCCGAAGCCCCCTCTACCCCGCGCTGTGCGAGGGCACGTCCAACCACTTTGAGTTGGTGGTCTTCCTGTCAGCATTGCAAGAGGGAACTGGAGACTCCTGTCAGAAGAGGACCTCCTACCTGCGCCAAGAAATCCAGTTTGACCGTCGCTTTCTCCCGGCGTTGGGGCTGGATGCTCGTGGGAGGTACATGGTGAGCACCCATCACTTTGACACTGCCCAGTCAAAGGAGTCTTTGAACAAGGACTGTGTGGTGCAGATCAACGGAGATGGCAGCGACAGGATGGAGTAA